TAATATCTTACGAGTTTTATTTTCTTTCATTTTTTGATCACCTCCTTGCGGATTCTCGGATTTCCTAAAATCAGGTTTCTTTTTTAATTATGAACAAAACCGTATTTTTGTAAAGTTTATAATCCGCCTTATAATACCTGTTATTTACCAAACTGTTTAATTAAACTCAGCTTGGAGATAACAGATGAAAGACAAAAATAACATTTGTAAAAAAATACGAGAATTACGTCAGTCAATGAAACTAACCCAAAGTCAGTTTGCTGAACTTGTAAATTTAAGTGAAGATAGTATTGGTAAGATTGAGAGGGGAGTAACCATTCCCAATGTGGAGACTTTATATAAGATTGCGGAGGGAGTTAAAATTCCGATTGAAAATTTGATTACCTCTTCAAAGAAGAATCCAGCCGAAGGATTACCTAAGACCCTAACCGATTTAACGACTTACCTGAAAACTCGCCCTTCTGAAGACATAAAATTAATTCACGAGCTTGCAGTTAAAATACTTGAAAGAAAAAAATAGTCTTGTATATTCTTGCCTAAGTCTTAGGTACTGGTGTGCCCAAAAGTGTGCCCAGTGGGAGCAGATTTGAGCGGATTCCAGAGGATTCCAGCGGAAATGAAAAATGATATTTTCTTCAATAAAATTAATAATTTATGCGATTTTTCAAGAAGTTATGAAAATGTCGTTTTTTGACTCGAAATCAGTTCAGGTCGCAAGGCCTGCGTGGGTTCGAATCCCACCCTCTCCGTCCTGGCTAGCCGGCTTATTAGATTCAGGGGTCCATCACCCCGGCGCGCGGTCTGGCAAAGCCAGCTCCTCGCTTATGGTTCCGCAACGGCGTTAACATTTTTCCCTGGGGTAATCTAATAAAAATAATTTTCAATTGAAAAGATCAGCCCCGTTTGTTTGCGTTTGTTCTCCCGGCACTCCTCATAAGGCGTGGAAGGCCCGATTTTACTGGCCTTTGACGCGCACTCATTTTCCCCTTGATTTACATGGCCGGCAGAGATAGTCTTATTTCGTTGTTTAACCATTTGGGTTACCTCCTCTTATAATAGTTTGGTCGTTACAAATCCTATTATAATGAGGTAATCCAAATGTTTTTACCCCTTTTTTTCATCCCCTCGTGCAAGATTCAGGGAATATAAAATGGGTGGCGATATCTTAGCGGATGATTTTATTTTACCAGATCGGGAAGAACAAAAAACGCAACAAGAAAATAAAATTGAGTATAAAAAAGAAAATTCTAGGAATGTGTCATTAAGTTTGCGGTTGGCAGTTTTGAGTAGAGATAACTTTCGTTGCGTTTTTTGTGGTAAAAGTGATCGTGTTGTTATAAATATGGTCAAATAACTATGGACATCAAAACGATATTACTAAGTTTAATTTCTATAACTACAGCTGTTCTAAGTTCGTATTTAACCTACTATTTTGCTATCAAATCTAAAAAGAGTGAAGCGATATTAAAATTTAAAGAAGAAAAGTATTCAAACTTATTGATTCTTTTGCAGGGTTTTGTTGGTAAAACTACTTCTGGTGAAACAAAGAGAAAATTTTTTGAAGAACAATACAAGTCTTGGCTTTATTCTTCTGACGGGGTAGTAAAAGCAATAAATGAAATGGTCCAACTTGTTATTAGTTCAAGAAGCAAAGCGCCAGAACCAGAAAAAGGGAAAAGAGCGATTGGAAATATCGTCCTTGAAATGCGAAAAGATTTATCAGGGAAAACTAATCTGAAATCAGAAGATTTTAGATATACAGATGTTATTGAATAAAAGAATTTTGGGCGAAATCTGTTCGAATATTTTCGAACGCACACCGCCAAATTGTACTTTCAGCAAACCCTCTTCCGCCTGCTTCCGTTCCCTTAGTTGGGGTTTTGCTCAAAGAATGTTTGAACTTCCCCACTATGACCCCACTATATTAGGTGACTGGTTGCGAAAGAATCCTTATCTTTAGAGTTTTTCATGAAAATATTACTTCTTGCCCTGTTTATAATCTGCTTATTCCCCATTCAGGGATGGGCGGATTCGCTAGAGGAAGAGTACAAACTAAAAGATATGTGCGAAAAAAAAGTCAAGGAGTTTTTTAAGGAAAATTACGATAAAACAGTGGCCCGTTACCAAAGTCATTATAACAAAAAGCTTAAAATGTGTTTCATTTTGGTGACGGAGACCACCATTTGGGGGTTTTATGATGAGATTTTTGATGTTGATGGAAAAAAGCGATATGGCCAGAATCTTTTT
The window above is part of the Nitrospirota bacterium genome. Proteins encoded here:
- a CDS encoding helix-turn-helix transcriptional regulator; this translates as MKDKNNICKKIRELRQSMKLTQSQFAELVNLSEDSIGKIERGVTIPNVETLYKIAEGVKIPIENLITSSKKNPAEGLPKTLTDLTTYLKTRPSEDIKLIHELAVKILERKK